A genome region from Hevea brasiliensis isolate MT/VB/25A 57/8 chromosome 9, ASM3005281v1, whole genome shotgun sequence includes the following:
- the LOC110663550 gene encoding uncharacterized protein LOC110663550: protein MVAGITISSPKSTILQNPISLKEPNSSFPGGSLKGFSLPFKHRNKIRDNVSLVVAAAISTPSKTSTTSTSRGRFYFNFTGFPFPLGPFLNRSTIRTEAVKGSIWLFEQEQALGFSSVSTNIRMTVIKLKSGGLWVHAPIAPTNECIQLVKELEAPVEYIVLPTFAYEHKIFVGPFSRKFPRAQIWVAPRQWSWPLNLPLEFFGIFRAKTLTDEDLSTPWADEIEQKVLSSPEVGIGPYVEVAFYHKRSRTLLVTDAVIFVPRQPPKCIGKESLLASAKNGLAVKLLSKGKEVPQEPVVDNQMNRQKGWERMVLQILFLGPSNLLEPNASFAQMSQKLIVSPIVKTLVFSKVPEKVRDWIDRIARDWRFKRIIPAHFAAPINAGRSDFLAAFAFLDDLLGEREFTWPSLSLLFTSLMGKAASYFPPDDMKTLSSLDQFLVSVGAVKKTVSGRKRAA, encoded by the exons ATGGTGGCAGGGATCACCATTTCTTCTCCAAAATCCACAATCTTGCAGAATCCGATCTCCTTAAAAGAACCAAATTCCAGTTTTCCCGGCGGTTCCTTGAAGGGTTTTTCTTTACCATTTAAACACAGAAATAAAATAAGAGATAACGTTAGTTTGGTGGTTGCTGCAGCAATTAGTACCCCCTCCAAAACTAGCACCACCAGCACCAGTCGCGGCAGGTTTTATTTTAACTTTACAGGGTTTCCTTTTCCTCTTGGTCCTTTCCTCAATAGAAGTACCATAAGGACTGAG GCTGTGAAAGGTTCCATATGGCTATTCGAACAAGAGCAAGCATTAGGCTTCAGCAGTGTGTCAACAAACATTCGAATGACAGTCATCAAACTCAAATCTGGAGGATTATGGGTCCATGCACCTATTGCTCCAACCAACGAGTGTATTCAG CTTGTGAAGGAGTTGGAGGCTCCAGTAGAATACATTGTCCTGCCTACATTTGCTTATGAGCATAAAATTTTTGTTGGCCCATTTTCAAGAAAATTTCCACGGGCCCAAATATGGGTGGCACCAAGGCAATGGAGTTGGCCATTGAATTTGCCACTTGAATTTTTTGGGATTTTTCGTGCCAAAACCTTAACAGATGAAGATTTGTCTACCCCATGGGCTGATGAGATCGAACAAAAAGTTTTAAGCTCACCAGAAGTTG GAATTGGACCATATGTAGAGGTAGCTTTCTATCATAAGCGTTCAAGAACACTGTTGGTAACAGATGCTGTAATTTTTGTCCCAAGACAGCCACCTAAATGTATTGGCAAGGAATCCTTGTTAGCATCAGCAAAGAATGGCTTGGCTGTAAAACTTCtgagtaaaggaaaggaggttccTCAGGAACCAGTTGTTGACAATCAGATGAACCGTCAAAAAG GGTGGGAAAGAATGGTTCTCCAGATATTGTTTCTTGGACCATCCAACCTGTTGGAACCTAATGCTAGTTTTGCTCAAATGTCACAAAAATTGATTGTATCCCCTATTGTGAAGACTCTAGTCTTCAGCAAGGTTCCTGAAAAG GTCAGGGATTGGATTGATAGAATTGCCCGGGACTGGAGATTCAAGAGAATCATCCCTGCTCATTTTGCTGCTCCAATAAATGCAGGCAGGTCTGATTTCTTAGCCGCATTTGCTTTCCTAGATGACCTTTTGGGTGAGCGTGAATTTACCTGGCCTTCACTTTCTCTTCTATTCACATCACTTATGGGAAAGGCTGCCAGTTACTTCCCACCTGATGACATGAAGACCTTATCCTCCCTCGATCAATTTTTAGTCTCAGTGGGAGCTGTGAAGAAGACAGTCTCGGGGAGGAAAAGAGCAGCATGA